A stretch of the Sulfurospirillum sp. UCH001 genome encodes the following:
- the fliP gene encoding flagellar type III secretion system pore protein FliP (The bacterial flagellar biogenesis protein FliP forms a type III secretion system (T3SS)-type pore required for flagellar assembly.), with amino-acid sequence MTPVAFAADTIPTVNLSLSAPNSPQQLVTSMNLVLVLTILVLAPSLVFMMTSFLRLLIVFSFLRQALGTQQMPPSQVMVSLAMILTFFIMEPVMKESYEVAIKPYLAEKMSYQDAFEKGAAPFKAFMIRNTREKDLALFFRIRNLENPKNIEDVPLTVAMPAFMISELKTAFEIGFLLYLPFLVIDMVVSSVLMAMGMMMLPPVMISLPFKLLIFVLVDGWNLLVQKLVESFH; translated from the coding sequence ATGACGCCAGTGGCTTTTGCTGCCGATACAATTCCAACAGTCAACCTCTCTTTAAGTGCTCCAAACTCTCCGCAGCAACTGGTAACCAGTATGAATTTAGTACTGGTGCTAACCATTTTAGTATTGGCACCTTCACTCGTCTTTATGATGACCAGTTTTTTACGCCTTCTTATTGTTTTTTCTTTTCTTCGCCAAGCTTTGGGAACACAGCAAATGCCCCCATCTCAGGTTATGGTTTCTTTAGCGATGATTTTGACGTTTTTCATTATGGAACCAGTTATGAAAGAGTCGTATGAAGTAGCCATTAAGCCTTATTTGGCGGAGAAAATGAGTTACCAAGATGCCTTTGAAAAAGGTGCGGCCCCTTTTAAAGCCTTTATGATTCGCAATACCCGTGAGAAAGACTTAGCGCTTTTTTTCCGAATTCGTAACCTTGAAAATCCTAAAAATATCGAAGATGTGCCTTTAACCGTAGCTATGCCTGCATTTATGATCAGTGAGTTAAAGACAGCGTTTGAGATAGGCTTTTTGCTCTACCTTCCTTTCCTTGTTATTGACATGGTTGTAAGTTCTGTTTTGATGGCAATGGGTATGATGATGCTACCCCCTGTTATGATCTCTTTGCCGTTTAAACTGCTGATTTTCGTTCTTGTAGATGGTTGGAATTTACTGGTACAAAAACTTGTGGAGAGCTTCCATTAA
- a CDS encoding D-hexose-6-phosphate mutarotase, protein MVGIYWYKNLWRASINTHFLTTTEIGFELHHPLFDALILKQGAQLIYFQPKGEMPLLWSASLSTYEKGKAFRGGIPLCWPWFGKVGSPAHGFARIVEWNLVNHTETKEGVTLVFELCDSPQIRTLWPYAFLVRLEMRLGRDVTLSLHVDAKSESTAALHTYFACQNSEEVVIFGLGNSYKDTLNNGISCESQSEILYINQAIDRIYTQPERKTSFQENNRRIIISHVNHSDVVVWNPWREGAEKLTDMQNDDYKQMLCIETARISKPLSTYDHLEVTIAIS, encoded by the coding sequence ATGGTTGGAATTTACTGGTACAAAAACTTGTGGAGAGCTTCCATTAATACGCATTTTCTCACAACGACAGAGATAGGCTTTGAACTTCACCATCCTCTGTTTGATGCTTTGATTTTAAAGCAAGGTGCACAACTTATCTACTTTCAACCAAAAGGAGAAATGCCACTTTTGTGGAGTGCTTCTCTTTCTACGTATGAGAAAGGTAAAGCATTTCGTGGAGGCATTCCTCTGTGTTGGCCTTGGTTTGGGAAAGTTGGTAGTCCTGCACATGGTTTTGCGCGTATTGTTGAATGGAATCTTGTAAATCATACAGAGACGAAAGAGGGAGTAACTCTTGTATTTGAATTGTGTGATTCTCCTCAAATCCGTACACTCTGGCCTTATGCGTTTCTAGTAAGACTTGAGATGCGTTTAGGACGTGATGTCACACTCTCCTTGCATGTTGATGCTAAAAGTGAAAGCACGGCGGCACTGCATACCTACTTTGCGTGTCAAAATAGTGAAGAGGTTGTAATTTTTGGACTTGGAAATAGTTATAAAGATACATTGAACAATGGAATATCGTGTGAGAGTCAGAGTGAAATCTTATATATTAACCAAGCGATTGATCGTATTTATACTCAACCAGAAAGGAAGACGAGTTTTCAAGAAAACAACCGTAGGATCATTATTTCTCACGTAAATCATAGCGATGTTGTGGTGTGGAACCCTTGGAGAGAGGGTGCAGAAAAACTTACCGATATGCAAAATGACGACTATAAACAAATGCTATGCATCGAGACGGCTCGAATCTCAAAACCTCTTAGTACGTATGATCATTTAGAAGTAACAATAGCCATTTCCTAA
- a CDS encoding helix-turn-helix domain-containing protein translates to MYLVNGKEYKCAIAIAQDIFNDKWKLGIIWHLLEGKKRYKELFEEVCEITQKTLTVKLRELEEKGIIAREVFPEIPPKVVYSLTPIGEKLRPVFNEMFDWGIDYVKTCGTLSEGAVCEPKLSNKV, encoded by the coding sequence ATGTATTTAGTCAATGGGAAAGAGTATAAATGCGCCATTGCCATCGCACAAGATATTTTTAATGATAAATGGAAATTGGGAATTATCTGGCATTTATTAGAAGGTAAAAAACGTTACAAAGAACTGTTTGAAGAAGTCTGCGAAATTACCCAAAAAACGCTAACTGTAAAACTACGAGAACTCGAAGAAAAAGGAATTATTGCGCGTGAAGTTTTCCCTGAGATTCCTCCAAAAGTTGTTTATTCATTAACCCCTATTGGAGAAAAGCTACGTCCTGTTTTCAATGAGATGTTTGACTGGGGTATTGACTACGTTAAAACATGTGGTACACTCAGTGAAGGAGCTGTCTGCGAGCCTAAGCTCTCCAACAAAGTGTGA
- a CDS encoding NAD(P)H-dependent oxidoreductase, giving the protein MKNVLIINGHQKYPFVAEGNLTQAYIDTATEFFKENGFNVKHSVVESAYDIKEELEKFAWADYILFQYPIYWMGVPWITKKYIDEIFSMGKDTVTYVSDGRTRSDATKRYGSGGLMQGKKYMLSLTYNCPTTEFDNKEGFFSGLSLDEANVATHKTFQFCGAEPLETFSVHDIFKGDLDLEKEKARFSAHLAKNFK; this is encoded by the coding sequence ATGAAAAATGTACTTATCATTAATGGTCATCAAAAATACCCTTTTGTAGCAGAAGGAAATCTTACTCAAGCGTATATAGATACAGCAACTGAGTTCTTTAAAGAGAATGGATTTAATGTGAAACATTCTGTTGTTGAGAGTGCGTATGATATTAAAGAGGAGCTTGAGAAATTCGCTTGGGCTGATTATATTCTCTTTCAATATCCTATTTACTGGATGGGTGTGCCTTGGATAACTAAAAAGTATATTGATGAGATTTTTTCTATGGGAAAAGATACTGTTACCTATGTAAGTGATGGAAGAACCAGAAGTGATGCTACAAAGCGTTATGGTAGTGGTGGATTAATGCAAGGTAAAAAGTATATGCTCTCTTTAACTTATAATTGTCCTACAACAGAATTTGACAACAAAGAGGGCTTTTTCAGTGGACTTAGCCTTGATGAAGCCAACGTTGCAACCCATAAAACATTCCAATTTTGTGGCGCGGAGCCATTAGAAACGTTCTCAGTGCATGATATTTTTAAAGGTGATTTAGATTTGGAAAAAGAGAAAGCACGTTTTAGTGCGCATTTGGCTAAAAACTTCAAGTAA
- a CDS encoding diacylglycerol kinase, with translation MQSINANNYSYNSLDFSLKTSSGDTIDLSMYDERSVEFSHEQSGTTTTTSLSLSHAYGYSFHYQGNGIDAQDQKEIDAAMKQIQPMMDEYLKNVEKSGTSTSQAKTTNTAYDINSLLPTFKDLNTQNYANDSILKSFDKILEKAQKQNEKLLEEAQKLFDSILKQQKGFELYI, from the coding sequence ATGCAGAGTATAAACGCAAACAATTACAGTTACAATAGTTTAGATTTTTCTCTTAAAACCAGTAGTGGTGATACTATTGATCTTAGTATGTATGACGAACGCTCTGTAGAATTTTCTCATGAACAAAGTGGAACAACGACTACGACATCACTTTCTTTGTCCCATGCATACGGCTATAGTTTTCACTACCAAGGCAATGGGATTGATGCGCAAGACCAAAAAGAGATCGATGCAGCTATGAAGCAAATTCAACCTATGATGGATGAATACCTTAAAAATGTAGAAAAAAGTGGAACATCTACTTCTCAAGCCAAAACAACAAATACCGCTTATGATATCAATTCGCTCTTGCCAACTTTTAAAGATCTGAACACACAAAACTATGCCAATGATTCTATACTCAAAAGTTTTGACAAAATTTTAGAAAAAGCACAAAAACAAAATGAAAAACTACTTGAGGAAGCACAAAAACTCTTTGATAGCATTTTGAAACAACAAAAGGGATTTGAGCTTTATATATAA
- a CDS encoding thiamine-binding protein has product MSVLMEFSMFPLEGTGSKSADVARIVQMIHESGYSYKLTPMSTVVETPTMPEALKLIENAYALLEASGRVYACLKFDIRPNREDGMHQKIESVQNKLDALITI; this is encoded by the coding sequence ATGAGCGTTTTAATGGAATTTAGTATGTTCCCTCTTGAAGGAACGGGAAGTAAAAGTGCCGATGTTGCGCGTATTGTGCAGATGATTCATGAGAGTGGCTATAGCTATAAGCTTACACCAATGAGTACTGTCGTGGAAACACCTACTATGCCTGAAGCATTAAAGCTCATTGAAAATGCGTACGCACTTCTTGAAGCATCTGGAAGAGTCTATGCCTGCTTAAAGTTTGACATAAGACCCAATAGAGAAGATGGTATGCACCAGAAAATAGAATCGGTTCAAAATAAGCTAGACGCTCTTATCACCATCTAA